The genomic segment GGCTAGCGCACCACCTGGGTGAACGCGGCGGTGTGGACGACGCCGTCGTGCCGGAACTGCAGGAACAGGCGGTACCGGCCGGCCGACGGATACTCCGTCATGAACCGGATCGGCCCACCGGACCCCGGCGACTCCTGCGGATGGACGTGCAGGTAGGCCAGGTCGCCCTCACGCAGGGCGACGAGGTGGCCGTCGGCGCCCAGGTAGGGCTGCACGGCGACGGGCCGGCCGTCCTTGGAGACCGAGAAGCGCAGGTCGCCCTCGGCGCCGGCCCTCGGCGTGCCCTCCAGGGTGATGTCGTAGCCGTCGGCGGCGACGTGGGTGGCCGGGGCCGGCAGCGGGCGGGGCCGGAAGTCGCCGGGGACGAACACGTCGGTGGCCAGCGTGGTCTTCTCGCGCCCGTGGGCGGTGAAGTCGGCGTAGACGCGGTACACCCCGGCCTCCGCGAACCCCAGGGGGACCGACCACGAGCCGTCCGGGGTCTGGACGGGATGGAGGTGCTGGTAGCCGGTGAGGTCGCGGCGCACGGCGATCAGGTGCAGGCGCTTGGTGTGCTCGACGTCGAAGTCGCGCACGGTCGCCCCGTCGCGATCCACGATACGGAACGTGAACGGCCGCGTCTCGCCTGGGCGCCGCGTGGCCGGGCCCTCCGTGACGAGGCGGAGCCCGTCGTCGGCGACGCCCAGGCCGCGCGGGGCCTCCGCGGCGCCGTGCCCGGCGGCCATCCCGGTCATCGCCGGCGGCTCGGTGGCGCGCCCGGGCTTGGTGCCGGCGACACTGCCGACGGCCATCGTCGCCCCGAACACGAGGGCCAGGACGGCGGCGAAACCTGCGAGCCGCGCGGTGACGCTCATCGAAGGACCTCGTAGCCGGCCGCAGCGACGGCCGCGGCGACGTCGGCGTCGCTGAAGCCCTCGCCCGTGACCCGCACCGAGCCGTCGGCGAGCTCGGCGTCGACGGCGTCGACCCCGTCGACGCGGGCCACCTCCTCGGTGACCGACAGGACGCAGTGCTCGCACGTCATGCCCGCGACGCGGTACACGCGGGTGGAGGGGGCGGGGGAGGAGGGGGCCATGATCGCGATCCTTTGCTCAGATACCCTGGGGGAGTATTTAGGAGCATACACCCACCCGGTGTCGGCGCAAGGGCCGGCACGCCCGGAAGCCTGTGATCCTGAGCACAGAGGGCGTCGGGCGACCCAGTACTCCCCCCAGGTATCATCCCCCTTCATGCCCGACGCGCCCGACATCACCCGCGGCTATACCGCCTCCAAGGACGACCTCCAGAAGCGCCTGCGGCGCATCGAGGGCCAGGTCCGTGGGATCCAGGGCATGATCGAGGAGGACCGCTGGTGCCCGGACGTCCTCCAGCAGGTCGCCGCGGTCAAGGCCGCGCTGGACAAGGTCGCCCTCGGGCTGGCCGAGGGCCATGTCCAGCACTGCATGGCCTCCGGCACGCCCGAGCGCCGCGAGGAGATGACGCACGAGCTCATGCAGGCGCTCGGGCGCCTGGTGCGCTAGCCCGCGCGGCCGCGCGGCGGCCGCACCGGATAGCGTACGGCCGGTTGCGGGACCAGCCAGCAGTCGGAGACGGGAGTCGGCACGTGCGGAGACTTGGGGTCGACGTCGGGGGGACGTTCACGGACCTGGTCCTGGTGGACGAGGAGGCCGGGCGGATCACCGTCGACAAGGTCGCCTCGACGCCCGACGACCCGTCGAGGGCCGTCGTCGAGGGCGTGCGCCAGATCTGCGCGAAGGCCGGCGTGGCGCTGGCCGACGTCGACAGCTTCCTGCACGGCACGACGGTCGCGACGAACATCGTGCTCACCAACACCGGGGCCGAGGTGGGGATGATCACCACCGAGGGCTTCCGCGACATCCTCCACATCGCGCGCCACAAGCGCCCCTACAACTTCTCGCTGCAGCAGGAGCTGCCGTGGCAGTCGCGTCCGCTGGTCCGGCGCCGCCACCGCCTCACCGTGGCCGAGCGCATCACCGCCCCCGACGGCGAGGTCCTGACGCCCCTGGACGACGACGAGGTCCGCGCCCGGGTGCGCGAGCTGCGTGACGCCGGCGTCGACGCCATCGCCGTGTGCCTGCTGCACTCCTACCTCAACCCCGAGCACGAGCGGCGGATCAAGGACATCGTCCTGGAGGAGCATCCCGGCGCCTACCTGTCGGTCTCCCACGAGGTCCTGCCGCTGTACCGCGAGTTCGAGCGCTTCTCGACCGTGTGCCTCAACGCCTACGTCGGTCCGAAGGTCGCGCGCTACGTCACCCGCTTCGACGACGCGCTGCGCGCGGAGGGCTACCGCCACGGCGTCCGCCTCATGCAGTCCTCCGGCGGGCTGACCACCGTCGAGAGCGCCGCCCAGCGCCCCGTGACCATGCTCATGTCCGGCGTGGTCGCCGGCCTGATGGGCGGGATCTGGGTCGGCCGGATGGCCGGCCACGAGAACGTCGTGACGCTGGACATCGGCGGCACCTCGGCCGACATCGGCGTGGCGGCCGGCGGCGCGGTGCGCATGCGCCACCTGCTGGACACGAAGGTCGGCGACTACCAGGCCATGGTGCCCATGGTCGACATCGACACGATCGGCGCGGGCGGCGGGTCCATCGCCTACGTCGACGACGGCGGGGTGTTCCGCGTCGGCCCGCAGTCGGCGGGCGCCGACCCCGGGCCGGCCTGCTACGGCCGCGGCGGCAGCCTGCCGACGACGACCGACGCCCAGCTGCTGCTCGGCCGGCTGCGGCCCGACCGCGGGCTGCTCGGCGGCGACATGCAGCTCGACGTCGAGCTGGCGCGCGCGGCGTTCGCCGAGCTGGCCGACAGCCTGGGCATGACCGTCGAGGAGGCGGCCCTCGGCGCGCTGCAGGTCCAGCGCTTCGGGATGACGCAGGCCATCGAGCTCAACTCGGTGCGCCGCGGCTACGACCCGCGCGACTTCGCCCTGGTCGCCGCCGGTGGAGCGGGCGCGCTGTTCGCCTGCGAGATCGCGCGCGAGCTCGACATCCCCACCGTGCTCGTGCCCCCGCACCCCGGCATCACGTCGGCGACCGGGCTGCTGACCACCGACCTGCAGCACGAGTTCGTCGCGACGGAGCGCCACACGCTGGCCACCGTCGACCTCGAGCGCCTCGCGCGGCGCTTCGCCGAGGTCGAGGCCCAGGCCGTCGAGCAGCTCGGCGACGACGGCGTGCCCGAGGAGCGCCGGCTCATCCGCCGCCTGGCGGAGTGCCGATACGCCGGCCAGGGCTACGAGGTGCGCTGCGAGGCGCCGGCGGGCTCCATCGACGCGGCCTGGGTGCAGGAGCTCGAGGAGCGCTTCCACGCCGCGCACGAGACCGAGTACGGCCACCGCTTCGACGGCCCGATCGAGCTCATCAACATCCGCGCGCTCGGCATCGGCCGCATCGACGAGCTCGTCTGGCCCGACATCGAGGCCGGCGACGGCGACCCGTCGGCCGCCCGGACCCTGGAGCGCGAGGTCGTCTTCGACGTCGACGGCGTGCCGGCCCACCTGCCGACCCCGTTCTACGACCGCGCCGCGCTGCGCGCCGGCGACCGGCTGCAGGGCCCGGCGGTCGTGGAGCAGTACGACTCCACGACGGTCGTCCCGCCCGGCTTCGACGCCGAGATCGACCGCCACGGCACCATCGTGATCACGGTTCCCGCCCTGGAGCGGGCGGCGGCCGCCGAGCCCTCCACCGCGCTCTCGACGCCGATCCTCATGCGCGTGATCGGCGGCGCGCTGACCTCGATCGCCAAGGAGATGGCGGGCGTCCTGTTCCGCATGTCCTACTCCTCGATCATCCGCGAGTCCGAGGACCTCGGCGCGGGCCTGTTCGACCGCGAGGGCAACGTCCTGGCCGAGTCGGACTCCACGCCGATGTTCATGGGCGCGATGCCGAAGATCGTCAAGAACGTCATCGCGCTGCTGGGCGACGACATCCACGAGGGCGACATCGTCGTCCACAACGACCCCTACGGCGGGGCGACGCACTCCCCCGACCTCGCGATCGTCGTGCCGATCTTCTCCGGCGGCGAGCTCGTCGGGTTCTCGGGCGCGTCGGCCCACCTGCTCGACATCGGCGGCGCCTATCCGGGCATCGCGATCGACCTCGTCGACCGCTGGTCGGAGGGCAGCGTCTTCCAGGCCGTCAAGCTGTCGGACCGCGGCGTGCGGCAGGAGGGCATGTGGCGCCACCTGCTGGCCAACATGCGCACGCCGACGCAGAACCAGGGCGACCTGGAGGCGATGATCGCCGCGTGCGAGCTCGCGCGCACCCGCTTCGTGGATCTCGTCGGCCGCTACGGCGCGGACACCGTGCTCGACGCCGCGGCCGCATGGCTGCAGTACTCCGAGCGCATGCTGCGCCAGGAGATCGCCAAGCTGCCCGACGGCACCTACGAGACCGGGACGGGCTGGCTGGACGACGACGGGCGCAACCGCGGCGTCAAGCTCCCCGTCAACATCAAGGTCATCGTCGCCGGCGACGAGATCACCTTCGACCTCACGGGCTCCTCCGACGAGGTCATGACGGGCTTCAACTGCCCGTTCGAGGGCACGACGATCTCGGCGATGACGTTCATCGCGCGGATGGTGTTCCTCGACGAGGAGGCCCACCCCGTCTTCGTGCCCCAGAACGAGGGGATGCTGCGCCCCGTCGGCGTCATCGCGCCGGAGGGCTCGATCTTCAACCCCCGCTTCCCGCGCGCGTGCTTCGCGCGCTTCTGCCAGGTCCAGCGGGCGGTCGACCTCGCCCTGCGGGCGCTGGCCGACGTCGCGCCCGAGCGCGTGACGGCCGGCAACTCGGCGCACCTGCACTTCCTGTCCTACTCCGGCTTCCTGGAGGCCGAGCAGGAGTACTGGGTCTACCTCGAGGTCAACGAGGGGTCCTACGGCGGCCGCCATCACCGTGACGGCCTGGACTCGGTCGACTCGCTCATCGCCAACACGCGCAACAACCCGATCGAGGAGCTCGAGTGGCGCTTCCCGATGCGCACGGAGCGCTACGAGCTGCGCGACGACCCGGCCGCCGCGGGCCGCTGGCGGGGCGGCATCGGCGTCGTGCGCGTCAACCGGTTCCTCGTCGACACCGTCGTCAGCTGCGAGGGCGAGCGCCAGGAGTCCGATCCGCCGTGGGGCATCTTCGGGGGCCACGAGGGCCACAACGCCTCCCTGGTGCGCAACGCCGGGCAGCCCGGCGAGGAGGCCTGGCCGGCCAAGATCACCGGCTACACGCTCAAGGCCGGTGACACGCTGGAGATCACCACGCCCAGCTCGGGCGGCTACGGGGACCCGCTGACGCGCGACCCCGCGCGGGTGCTGTCCGACGTGCTGGACGGCTTCACGACCCTCGAGCTGGCCGCGCGCGACTACGGCGTGGTCATCGACGCCGCGACGATGACCGTCGACGACGACGCGACCGCGCGGCGGCGCGCGGCCGCCGCGCAGGACGCGACGGCCCGCGCCTGACGGCGCTATGCGTGCACGAGCTCCATCGCGTCGGACGTGGCGCGATGGACCAGGACCCTCCCGGTGGTGGTCGAGGTCCGGTCGATCTTCGCGTGGCCGAGCTGGTCGCGGATGAAGTCCGCGGCCAGGTCGTTGGACCGAAGGGACGCCTCGCGGTCGCTGAAGACCGTCGTCGTGAACAGGTGCCCCGAGCCGCAGTCGATCAGCTGGTAGGCGATGAAGCCGTCCATCTCCGAGAGCGGGCCGGCGAAGTGGCGGTCCGCGGCGCGCGCGACCTCCTCGACGTCCTCGGGCCGGCAGTGGTACTGGCGGATGGTGGTGAACACCGGGTCCTCCTTCGTACGTGGGACGGTGCTCCCGCCCGGCCGATGCTACGCCGATCGCCGCGGCGTCTGGGGAACCTTCGGCGCGCCGTCGAGCAGGTGCGGGATGACCTGCTCGGCGAAGATCGCCGCCGACTCGCGCATGACGGCGTGCTCGACGCCGGGCATCCAGAACCGGCCGACGAAGTGGAAGTTGGGGCCGGCCGCGTCGCGGTAGGCCAGCAGCCGCTCGGCCACCTGCTCGGGGGCGCCGAGCACCACCGAGTCGCGCAGCCCGTCCTCCAGCGTCGCGGGCATCGGGGGCGCGGGCGGCGCCGGGGGCCGGCGGCCGCGGGCGAGCATGTCCTCGTACTTCCAGTGCAGGTACCAGACGCTGTCGCGGATGATCTCCCAGCGGTCCTCGTCCGGCCAGGCGAACGTGGGCAGGTGCAGCGCGGCCGTCATCGACTCGGGGTCCAGGCCGGCCTGCTCGCGGGCGTCGCGCGCCCACTTGACGCGCTCGCCGAACTCGGCCGGCGTGACGTTGGCGCCGAAGAAGCCGTCGGCGATGCGGCCCGCGCGGCGCACGGCCGGCTCGGCGCCGGCGCCGATCCAGATCGGCGGGCCGCCGGGCCGGAACGGCTTGGGCGTCACCGACACGCCCTCGACGAGCCCGTCGGACCAGGCGCCGCGGAGGATCTCGACGCAGCGGCGCAGCCGCGCGACGCGCTCGGCGATCGGGACGCCGAGGACCTCGAACTCCTCCTCGCGCCAGCCCAGCCCCAGGCCGAGCAGCAGCCGCCCGGAGGCGATGAGGTCGACCGTGGCGGCGTCCTCGGCGAGCCGGAACGGGTCGATCAGCGGCGCGAGCACGACCCCGGTGCCGACGAGGACGCGCTCGGTGCGGGCGGCGATCGCGGCGCACACCGGCAGCAGCGAGGACATGTGGCTGTCGTCGAGGAAGTGGTGCTCGGCCACCCAGACCGAGTCGAACCCGAGCCGGTCGGTGTCCTGGGCGAGCTCCAGGGCCTGGCGGTAGAGGTCGTGATCCGTCCGTGGGTCGCCGGGATAGCGCTGGCAGGTCAGCATCCCGTATCCGATGTGCATGCCGGCAGTCTCGTGGATCGCGCACCCTGACCCACCCTCCCCCCCGGATCGGGCCGGATCAGGGGGCTTCCCCGAATGACCGACTGGCACATGCGCCATGGACGGCCGTGGCGGCCCCGGGCTAGGTTGGCGCATGGACGTGACGAGCCTGTACGGGCGGCGGGCGACGCAGCGCTGGGAGCGCATGAGCGTCGGCGACCTGTTCGAACGCGTCACGTGGAGCTACCCCGACAAGGAGGCCATCGTGGCCTGGGAGGGCGCGTTCGCCCACCCCGAGAACCAGCGGCTCACCTACCGCCAGGCCGACGAGCTGGCCAACCGCGTCGCCCACGGCCTGCTCGAGCGCGGCCTGCAGCGGGGCGACCGCGTCATCATGTTCTGCGACAACACGACCGAGGCCTACGTCTTCAAGTTCGGGGTGGCCAAGGCGGGGATGACGGTCGTGCCCCTGAACACCATGCTGGCCCCCGACGTCATCGGGCACCTCCTCGCCCGGACCGAGCCCGCGTTCACGATCGTCGACGCGGAGCTGTGGCCGCGGGCCGCCGGGGCCTTCGGCGCCCAGGGCATGACCCCGGACGTCACCATCGAGATCGGCGGGCCGCCGGTGCCCGGCAGCACCGGGTTCGGCGCGTTCGTCCAGGGCCGGCCGGCGACGGAGCCCGACGTCGAGATCCACGCCGACGACATCTGGGAGATCGTCTTCACCTCGGGGACGACCGCGCTGCCCAAGGGCGCGATGATCTCGCACGCCTACAGCCACATGACGGGCGCGTCGTTCGCGCTGTCGCTCACGCGCCGGCTGGCCTTCGAGTGCGACCTCAAGCTCTGCGGCTTCCTGCCCCTGGTCTTCCACAGCGCCCACCAGATCGTCGGCCTGCCCGCGTTCTTCGCCGGCGGCACGCTCATCATGGGCCGCGGGCTGGACGCGGCCAACGTCGCCCGGGCGGTGACCCGCGAGCGCGCGACGTGCCTGTGGGGCGGCGCCCCGGCGATGCTCACCGACATCGTCGCAGCGGTGGCGCGCGAGCCCATGTCCTATGACTTCAGCAGCGTGACGACTGCGCTCTACGGCTGGACGAGCGCGCCGCCCGGGCTCATCGCGGCGCTGGAGCGCCTCTGCGGCCCGGACCTCGTGACGTTCGAGATCCTCGGCCAGACCGAGGCCATGGCCTGCTTCCGCTTCTGGCCGGGGCAGTGGCCGGAGACGTTCCACCGCCACGCGCCGGAGCGCAACTACGTCGGCGTGCCGTCGCCCATCCTGGCCAGCGACGTCGTCGACGAGGACGGCGCGTCGCTGCGCGACCGCCCCGGCGTCCCCGGTGAGGTCGTCTACCGCTCACCGGTCATGACCGCCGGCTACTACCAGGACGTGGAGGCCACGCACGAGGCCTTCCGCGGCGGCTGGTTCCACTCCGGCGACCTCTGCGAGTACGACGCCGACGGCCTGCGGGTCATGGTCGACCGCTCCAAGGACATCGTCAAGTCCGGCGGGGAGAACGTGTCGAGCATGCGCGTGGAGTCCGTGCTCGTCCAGCACCCCCACGTCGTCAAGGCGGCCGTCGTCGGCCTGCCCCATCCCCAGTGGGGCGAGGCGGTGACCGCGTTCGTGATCGCCGCCGACGGCGCGGTGCCCGACCCCGACGAGCTCATCGCGTTCGCCCGTGAGCGCCTCGGCGGCTTCGAGACGCCCAAGCGCGTGGTCGTCGTCGAGGCGCTGCCGGTCACCGTGGGCAGCAAGGTCCTCAAGTACCAGCTCCGCGCGACCCACGCGGGGCTGTACGCGGAGGGGTGAGCGGGCGGGTCAGACGCCGCGCGTGAGCTTCTGCAGCGTGTGGCAGTCGGCGGGCACGTCGCCGTTCCTGGCACCCGCCGACCATGTGACCTCGCCGACGTAGAGGTCGCCGGCGCTGTCGAAGGCGACGCCGTGAGCCGCCCAGAAGGACCCGGGCGCGCACGGCTCGTCGGTGCCGAAGCGCTCGACGACTGCGCCCGTCCCGGCGTCCAGCAGCGTGCAGACGGAGTGCGGCGTGGCGTCCGTGACGGGGTCCATGTCCGGCCAGCGCCCGGCGCGGCCGCCGAGCTCGGTCACGCAGAGCAGGCCGTCGGGGGACAGCGCCAGGCCGTCGGGGCGCGACACGCCGGCCCACTGGTCGAGCAGCCCGCCGTCGAGGTCGAAGACCTGGATGCGATCGTTCTCGCGATCGGCGACGAACAGGCGGCGCTCGTCGGGCGAGGCGGCGAGGCCGTGCGGGATGTGGAACTGGCCGGGGCCGCGGCCGGGCTCGCCCCAGGAGGCCTCCAGCGTCCCGTCGGCCGAGAAGCGATGCACCCGCGCGTTGCCGTACCCGTCGGCGACGAACACGCTGCCGTCGGTGAGCACGCACACGTCGGTCGGGCCGTGGAACGGCGCCGATCCGTGCGCGACCTGGCGGTAGTGGAACTCCCCGTAGTCCGCACCGCTCGTGCGCGCCCCGGTCTCCGAGGCGCGCCCGGGCTCGCCGAGGGTCAGCACGAGCTCGCCCGCGCCGGTGAACTTGCGCACGGTGTGGTCGCCGTTGTCGACGCACCAGACGAAGCCCTCGTGGTCGATGCGGATCGCGTGCGGGTTGTCGAAGACCCCCTCGCCCCAGGAGCCGGCGAACGTGCCGTCGCGCTCGTAGACGATCACGGGGTGCTCGCCGCGGGCGAACACGTACACCCGGTCCTCGGCGTCGACGGCCACGCCCGGGACGTCGGGATGCGCCCATCCGCCGGGCAGCTGCTCCCAGCCCTCGATCGCCACGTACCCCCCAGAGCTCATGGGGCGAGTATGCCGACGCGGGCCGCGGGGCCGCCGCCAGGCCGGCTCACATCACCAGGCCGCCGTCGACGCAGAGCACCTGGCCGGTGATGTAGGAGGCGTCGTCGGAGGCGAGGAACGCGAAGGCCCCGGCGATCTCGTCGGGCTCGGCCCACCGGCCCAGGGGGACCTTGGCCAGCTGCTTCTCCGCGAAGCGCGGGTCGGTGCGGATCGTCTCGGTCATCGCGGTCGCCGCCAGCGGGGCGACGACGTTGGCGGTGATCGCGCGCCGCGCCAGCTCCCTGGCCAGCGACTTGGTCAGCCCGACGATGCCGGCCTTGGCCGCGGCGTAGTTGGCCTGGCCGATCGTCCCGACCAGCCCGGCGGCCGAGGTGGAGTTGATGATGCGCCCGCGGCCGTCGTCGGGCAGGTGGGCCAGCGCCTCCTGCGCGACGCGGTAGGTGCCCATCAGGTGCACGTCGAGGACCGCGGCGAACCTCTCCTCGTCCAGCTTGGGGAACATCGCCGGCCGGATGATGCCCGCGTTGTTGACGACGATGTGGACCGCGTCGCCCAGCCCCGCGGCCACCGCCACGGCCGCCGCGACCTGCGCGCGGTCGGACACGTCGGCGCCCACGGCCGCCGCCCGCCCCCCCGCCGCCGTGACCTCCGCCGCGACGCGTGCCGCGGCGTCCTCGTCGCGGTCGACGACCGCGACCGCCGCGCCCTCCTGCGCCAGGCGCCGCGCGACGGCGGCGCCGATGCCCGCCCCCGCGCCGGTGACCAGCGCGACGCGCCCGTCCAGCCGGAGGCTCATGCCCCGGCCCCCGCGGGCGCCGGCGCCGCCTGGACCTCGAGCAGCAGGTCGACGACGGTGGCGAACGCGCCGGGCATGCGGCGCAGCCCGGGCGACCGAGCCAGGTCGTCGGCGATCGCCTGCGCCGCGCGGACGACCGCCCGGGCCATGACCGGCCGCAGCCCCGGCCGCGCGACGGCGAGCACGTGGGCCCACTCGGCGCGGACGCTCTCCTGGGTGTGCAGCACGTAGGACCTCTGGGGGTCGTCGAGATGGTGGACGTCGGTGATGAGCAGGTCGATCAGGGCGCTGTGGGTCCCGGCGAGCGTCAGGTAGCACGTCGTCAGGCGCCGCAGGGCGTCCTCCGGGCCCTGCGCCCGTCCGAGCGACCGGTACAGGTCGAGCAGCACGGCGTCGGCCGCACGGCCCAGCGCGGCGAAGAGGAGGTCCTGCTTGGAGTCGAAGTAGGGGTAGATGCTCGGCCCGGCCATCCCGGCCCGGGCGGCGATCTCCTCCAGGCTGGTGCCGGCATAGCCCGAGGCCGCCATGAGCGGCACCGCGATCGCGAGGAGCGGCTCGCGCGTGGACTGCGGCGCGTACGTCGTCGTCGCATCCCACGGCGCGGGCGCCGGCTGCGGCGCGCGGCGCACGGGGAGCGCCAGGAGCCGGGTGAGGGTCTGCGACAGCAGGTCCTCGTGGTCGGCGCGACCCGGCCGAGCGCCGCCCTTGGGGACGCTGCGCAGCACGGAGACGGCGCACCAGGCCAGCAGGGAGGCGTCGCCGGCCGTCAGGCCGGGGCGCTGCGCGGTCAGCAGCGCGGTCAGCCCTGCGGTCACCCGGTGGACCTCCCGGGCCAGCGGGGCCACCTCGTCGCCCTCCAGCGCGCGCGACTCGCGCTGCCAGAGCACGCCCAGGCGCGGCCGGCCCGCGGCGGCGGCCGCCAGGCCGGGGATCGCGTCCTGCAGCGTGGCGGCCTCGGAGACCACGGCGCCGAAGGGCTCCAGCTCGGCGGCGATCACGGCCCGCAGGAGCTCCTGCTTGCCCGAGAAGTGGCGGTACAGGCTCGAGGCGCGGACGTTGACCGCGCCGGCCACGTCGTTCATCGAGACGCCGGCGTAGCCGCGCTCGTAGAAGAGGTCGGCGGCGGCGTCGACGATGAGCGCCCGGCGGTTCTTCGGCCGCGTCCCGCGCCGGGGCGGGGCGCCCGCGACCGGCGCGCTCACGCGCGGCCCGCGCGCTTGTCGACCAAGTGAACCATGGTTAGGGTCAGGCTATATGAGCCACCAGCCGGGTGCCGTGATCGTCGGCGCCTACGAGCACCCGGGCCGCGACCTGCCGGGCCACACCATCCCGCGCCTGCAGCGCGAGGTGGCCCATGGGGCGCTGGCCGACGCCGGGCTGGAGATCGCCGACGTCGACGGCTTCTTCTGCGACGCCAACAGCCCGGGCATGGGCCCGGTGGACATGCTCGAGTACCTCGGCCTGCGGTGCACCTACACCGAGTCGGGCGACATGGGCGGCGCCACCTACGTCGCCTACGTCGGCCATGCCGCGGCGGCCATCGCCGCGGGGAAGTGCCGGGTGGCGCTCATCGTCCTGGCCGGGCTGCCCCGGGCGGAGGGGACCTCGATCGCCGGGCGCGAGCTGGTGCCCGGGCCGTCGGCGGCCTTCGAGGTCAACGGCTACTGGGGCGGCCACGGGCCGGTCGCCGACTACGCGCTGACCGCACGCCGACACATGCACGAGTTCGGCACGACCTCCGAGCACCTGGCCTGGGTCAAGGTCGCGAGCTCCGAGCACGCCCAGCACAACCCCGACGCGATGCTGCGCACGCCGGTCACCGTCGACGACGTCCTAGCCTCGCCCCTGGTCGCCGACCCGCTGCATCGCCTGGACTGCTGCATCGTCTCCGACGGCGGCGGTGCGCTCGTGGTCGTGCACCCCGACGTCGCGCGCGGCCTGGAGCGCACGGGCGTGATGCTGCGCGGCCACGGCGAGGCGCACAAGGACCCCAACTTCGGCGACGTCGACCTGACCTACACGGCCGGCCGCCGGGCCGGCGAGCTGGCCTACGCGGAGGCGGGCGTGCGGCCCTCCGACATCCAATACGCCTCGATCTACGACTCGTTCACGATCACCGTGCTCATCGCGCTGGAGGACCTCGGCTTCTGCGCCAAGGGCCGGGGCGGGCCCTTCGTGCAGGACGGGGGCCTGCGCAGCCGCGGTGGGCGGCTGCCGGTCAACACCGACGGCGGCGGGCTCTCGAGCAACCACCCCGGCAACCGGGGCGGCATGACCAAGGTCATCGAGGCGGTGCGCCAGCTGCGGGGCGAGACGCAGCTCGAGGTCCAGGTCCCCGGGTGCGAGCTGGCGCTGGTCTTCGGATCGGGCGTCCGCCTGTCCTCGCGTCACTACAGCTCGGTGCTCGTCCTGGAGCGCGCGGCATGAGCCCCGGGGTGCGCCCGGCCTCCCTGCCCACGCCCCCGCCGCGGCTGGACCCCGAGACCCAGCCGTACTGGGACGCCGCCGCGCGTGGCGAGCTGGTCCTCCCGCTCTGCCCGCGATGTGATCGGCTGTTCTGGTACCCGCGGGGCGCCTGCCCGCGCTGCGGCGCGACCGACCTGAGCTGGCGGCCGGCGTCGGGCGAGGGGGTCGTCTACAGCTTCAGCGTCGTGCGCCGCGCGGGTGGGGCGTGGGCGCAGGCGGTGCCCTACGTCCTGGCCTACGTCACGCTGGCCGAGGGGCTCACGGTGGCGGCGAACATCGTGGGCTGCGCCCCGGAGGAGATCACGGTGGACCTGCCCGTGCACGCGGTCTTCGAGGCGGCCGCCGCGGGCGACCCGGCGATCCTGCGCTTCACGCCCGCGGCGGCCGGCTGAGCTCCGGGACCACGACCGCGCCGCGCGCCACGAGGGCGTCGATCGCGTCGGGGGCCAGGCCGAGCTCGCCGAGCACCTCGAGGCTGTGCTCCCCCAGGCGCGGCGCCGGGCGCAGCGGCACGGGCTCGGTGGCCGAGAACGAGGGGGCCATCCGCGCCAGGCGCAGCCGGCCCTCGGTGGGGTGCTCGATCTCCTGCATGAGGCCCACGGCCTCGAGGTGGGGGTCGGCGAGGAGCTCGTCGATCCCGAGCACGGGGACCGCGGCGACGCCGAGCCGCTGAAAGTCCTCGAGCCACGCCGTGCTCGTGCGCGACGGCAGGGCCTCCGCCAGCAGCCCGTAGAGCTCGTCGATGTTCTCCGTGCGCTCCCGGATGGTGCGGAA from the Baekduia soli genome contains:
- a CDS encoding Zn-ribbon domain-containing OB-fold protein, which encodes MSPGVRPASLPTPPPRLDPETQPYWDAAARGELVLPLCPRCDRLFWYPRGACPRCGATDLSWRPASGEGVVYSFSVVRRAGGAWAQAVPYVLAYVTLAEGLTVAANIVGCAPEEITVDLPVHAVFEAAAAGDPAILRFTPAAAG